A genomic stretch from Leishmania donovani BPK282A1 complete genome, chromosome 36 includes:
- a CDS encoding amino acid permease-like protein has protein sequence MRAHRHTTACAGMVGGGDSNLNELSPMLPHGTWLRMSHSHAAFDTELNRSIGSNVRRANSVPVLTRRDRRLLTVSPMLFDRYYMAEGGGLISSAFNLASATCGAGVLALPYAMQHCGTVTGTLTLIFVCNLTIYSVFLLAKVSALTKLMSYEELAIDLVGPITEKVTAAIIVVFCWGVAVMYIVMMGDFIVPLFEAVGLSHKVHRRTAMVLFWALVMFPLSMARKVQTLRYASIVGTVSIFLLAGALVDRFAQDRREDANSTGLDPGGHTPPRAPLARWDSGMIGALTTFVFSYCCQPVAPRIYEELKDRSVKRMCVCTVCSMTAATVIYILTGVFGAMSFGDSVKPNVLVNFSNHLDSRPAQLAYFGIVVSLTMAFPMTIFPTRDSVVMAMGYHAEENPAPVWLSRTIAGLLALLALLIGIALPNIRVLFDVLGGVCGGSLSFLLPALFALRSGYWTTAEVGWRHMALTWLTLAFGVVVCGLGTYNSVKSNFF, from the coding sequence ATGCGCGCCCACCGGCACACAACCGCCTGTGCAGGAATGGTGGGTGGAGGTGACTCGAACCTCAATGAGCTGAGCCCCATGCTACCGCATGGGACTTGGCTACGCATGTCGCACTCGCACGCCGCCTTTGACACCGAGTTGAACCGCTCCATCGGCAGCAACGTGCGGCGGGCAAACAGTGTTCCCGTGCTCACGCGGCGCGACCGACGCCTCCTGACTGTGTCGCCGATGTTATTCGATCGCTACTACATGGCTGAAGGCGGTGGTTTGATTTCGAGCGCGTTTAATCTTGCATCTGCCACATGTGGCGCCGGTGTGCTCGCGTTGCCGTATGCGATGCAGCACTGCGGAACCGTAACAGGCACCCTCACTCTCATTTTCGTCTGCAACCTTACCATCTACAGCGTGTTCCTCCTGGCGAAGGTTAGCGCGTTGACGAAGCTCATGTCATATGAGGAACTCGCCATCGATCTTGTCGGCCCCATCACAGAGAAAGTGACGGCCGCGATCATTGTCGTCTTCTGCTGGGGTGTGGCTGTCATGTACATTGTGATGATGGGTGACTTTATCGTGCCGCTCTTTGAAGCCGTTGGTCTGTCCCACAAGGTCcatcgccgcaccgccaTGGTGCTCTTCTGGGCACTCGTTATGTTTCCTTTGTCGATGGCTCGCAAGGTCCAGACGCTGCGCTACGCCTCCATCGTCGGCACCGTATCCATCTTCCTGCTCGCCGGCGCCCTCGTGGATCGCTTTGCGCAGGACAGAAGAGAGGACGCAAACAGCACGGGGCTGGACCCCGGGGGGCATACTCCCccgcgtgcgccgctggcTCGCTGGGACTCCGGGATGATCGGTGCTCTCACCACGTTTGTGTTCAGCTACTGCTGCCAGCCGGTGGCACCAAGGATCTACGAGGAACTCAAAGACCGCTCAGTGAAgcggatgtgcgtgtgcacggtgTGCTCCATGACCGCGGCCACCGTCATTTACATTCTCACCGGCGTCTTTGGTGCCATGAGTTTCGGCGACTCGGTGAAGCCAAACGTGCTGGTGAACTTTTCGAACCACCTTGATTCTCGCCCAGCGCAACTTGCGTACTTCGGCATTGTTGTCTCCCTCACGATGGCGTTTCCCATGACGATCTTTCCAACGCGCGACTCGGTGGTCATGGCGATGGGCTACCATGCGGAGGAGAACCCCGCGCCGGTATGGCTGTCCAGAACCATCGCGGGCCTCCTCGccctgctggcgctgctcatTGGTATTGCTTTGCCGAACATCCGCGTCCTTTTCGACGTCCTcggcggcgtgtgcggcgggtccctctccttcttgcTCCCCGCTCTCTTCGCGCTGCGCTCCGGCTACTGGACGACGGCGGAGGTGGGGTGGCGACATATGGCGTTGACATGGCTGACGCTCGCGTTTGGCGTCGTGGTGTGCGGCTTGGGCACGTACAACTCCGTGAAATCGAATTTCTTTTAA